The genomic segment CGCGGCGCTTGTTCGATCGCAAGGGCTACGCGAGCACCTCGATGGAAGAGGTTGCCGAACGCGCCGGGCTCGCGGTTGGTACGCTCTACAATTACTTCGCGTCGAAGGACGAGCTGCTGTTCGCGATCAGCCGCAGCGATACCGAACCGCTGTTGTCGATCG from the Candidatus Binataceae bacterium genome contains:
- a CDS encoding helix-turn-helix domain-containing protein yields the protein MPPWHKCFMLPAVPIPAGRREQQKLQREQRILAAARRLFDRKGYASTSMEEVAERAGLAVGTLYNYFASKDELLFAISRSDTEPLLSI